GCAATGCGGCGTCGTCAGCGTCATCGTCACCACGGCATGCGCGTCCGCGATCTCGACACCATAGATCAGGCCGAGATCGTAGATGTTCACCGGAATCTCGGGATCGAAGATTTCCTTCAACGCCTCGATCACGCCTTCGTATAGCGCGCCGCCCGGCTCGCCGCCCGACAGCGGCACCGGCTTTTCCGCGAGGAAACCGCTCAGATAATCGCGCGGGCGCTCCGCCCCAGTCTCCGCCGGCGTATCCGCCTCGGCCGCATCGTCGACGCGCGCCTTGGGCGGCGGCGCCACCGAGGCGACCTCCTCGATCTGGAAGGGGGTGTTGTCGTCGCTCATCCGAAAATCCGCCTTACCCGTTCGATACCCTTCACCAGCGCCGCCACGTCGGCCGGGCCGTTATAGACGCCGAAGCTGGCCCGTGCCGTCGCCGGCACGCCCAGCGTCTCCATCAGCGGCTGCGCGCAATGGTGCCCCGCGCGGATCGCCACCTGCCCTTCGTCGAGGATGGTGCCGATATCGTGGGGATGAACCCCCTCGATCGCGAAGCTGACGATGCCGGCCGAATCCTCCGGCCCAAAGAGCGTGACGCTGTTGATGTCCGCCAGCGCCGCGCGCGTCGCCGTCACCAAAGCCGTCTCGTGCGCGTGGATCGCATCCAGCCCGATGCCGTCGACATAATCGATCGCCGCATGCAGCCCTAGCGCGCCGACGATATGCGGCGTGCCTGCCTCGAACCGCGTCGGCGGCGGCGCGAACGTCGTCTTGGCGAAGGTGACGCGATCGATCATCGATCCGCCGCCCTGATAAGGCGGCATCGCCTCCAGCAGTTCCGGCCGCGCCCACAGCACGCCGATGCCGGTGGGGCCATAGAGCTTGTGCCCGGAGAAGACGTAGAAATCGCAGCCGAGCGTACGGACATCAACCGCCAGCCGCGCCACCGCCTGGCACCCGTCGACCAGCAGTTTCGCGCCGACCTTGTGCGCCAGATCGGCGGCCCGCTTCACATCGAGCACCGAGCCCAGCACGTTCGAGACATGCGCCAGCGCGACGAGCTTGTGCTGCGGCGTCAGCATCGCCTCGACCGCGTCGAGATCGATCCTGTGATCGGCCGTCAGCGGCGCGACATCGATCGCCACGCCCGTCCGCTCGGCCATCAGCTGCCACGGCACGATATTGGAATGATGCTCCAGCTGGCTCAGCAGGATGCGATCGCCGGCCTTCAGCTGCGTGCCGGCCCAGCATGTCGCGACCAGATTGATCGCTTCAGTCGCACCGCGCACATAGACGATCTCGGCCGCAGAGCCCGCGCCGACGAACTTGGCCACCCGCTCGCGTGCCGCCTCATAAGCGAGCGTCATGTCCGCCGAGCGCTGATAGACGCCCCGATGCACGGTCGCGTAGGTTTCGCCATAGGCCCGCGCGATCGCGTCGATCACGGGGCGGGGCTTCTGCGCCGTTGCCGCCGTATCGAGATAAGCCCAGCCCGCCGGGATCGCCGGAAAATCGGCGAGGACGTCGAGCGGAGCCGCCCCTGTTCCACCGTTCGTCCTGAGCCTGTCGAAGGACGTGTTCCGGGCGATATCCCCTGCAGCCCGTGCTTCGACTTCGCTCAGCACGAACGGATCCGTGGGGGCACTCACAGCATCGTCTCCAGCGCCTTGTCGATCGCCGCGTCGAAACGCTCCGCCTCGGGCGTGCCCTCGAACAGGCCGCCCACGAACGCGCGCAGCAGCAACGTCTTCGCCTCGGCCGGCGGCAGGCCGCGCGCGGCCAGATAGAAGAGCGCCTCGCGATCCAGCTCGCCGACGGTGGCGCCATGCGCGCACTTCACGTCGTCCGCGAAGATTTCCAGCTCGGGCTTCAGGTTCGCGGTCGCGGTGCGATCCAGCAGCATCGCCTTGGCGGACTGGGTCGCATCCGTCTTCTGCGCGCCGCGCGCGACGGCGACCTTGCCGAGATAGGAGCCCACAGCCTTGCCGCCCAGCACCGCGCGCACCGTCTGCGCGCTGGTGGCATTGGGCTCGGCATGGGTGACGCGGGTGACGATCTCGTGCGTCTCGGCGCCACCGCCGACGATCGCGCCGGTCAGTTCCAGATGCGCACCCTCGGCCAGGGTCGCCTTCACGAACACGCGGCCCAGCCGCCCGCCCGCAATCGCGATATGCACCGTCGCGGTCGCGCCCGCGCCGATCGCGATCTCATGGTCCTCGATCGTGACAGCGCCCTCGCCCGCATCGATCAGGATCGGCAGCGCGAACGCCTCGCCCGGCGCCACGACATGGGCGTGCGTCGCGACCGGCCACACGGTCGCGACCGCCTCCAGATCGCTGTAGCGCCATGTCTCGTCGCGCTTGGTGGGGAGCGTGGTCACGCCGCGATGTCCTTATAGCCCTCGCGCTCCAGCTCCAGCGCAAGCTCCGGGCCGCCCGAGCGGACGATGCGCCCGCCGGCCAGCACATGGACGAAATCCGGCCGCACATAATCCAGCAGCCGCTGATAATGGGTGATTAGCAGCACGGCCTTGTCGGGGCGGCGCATGATCCGGTTGATGCCGTCGCCCACCGCCTTCAGCGCATCGATGTCGAGGCCCGAATCCGTCTCGTCGAGGATGGCGAGCTTGGGATCGATGATCCCCATCTGCACCATCTCGGCGCGCTTCTTCTCGCCCCCCGAAAAGCCGACATTGACGGGGCGCTTCAGCATCTCGGGATCGAGCCCGATCTCGCTCGCCTGCGCGCGCGCCACCTTCAGGAATTCGCCACCCGAAAGCGGCGCCTCGCCCCGACCCTTGCGCTGCGCATTCAGCGCCTCGCGCAGGAACTGGAGGTTGGACACGCCCGGAATCTCGACCGGATATTGGAAGCCCAAAAACAGTCCGGCGGCGGCACGCTCATGCGGCGCAAGCTCCAGCAGATCGACGCCGTCGAACGTGGCCGAGCCTTCCGTCACCTCATAGCCCGGCCGCCCCGACAGGACATAACCGAGCGTGGACTTGCCCGCCCCGTTCGGCCCCATGATCGCATGCACCTCGCCCGCATTCAGCGAGAGCGAGAGGCCCTTGAGGATCTGTTTGCCGTCGATTTCGGCGTGGAGGTTTTCAATTTTGAGCATTTTTATTCCGATTCCGACGCGCGTTAATTACCTCAGCCGCCACGTCTTCCGACAAATCTCGATCCATGCCGACCAGCCGCGCATGAGGATCGTAGGTATAGTAAGGCGACTTTGGATTATCTGCATCTGCAGCCGAATGCGCGGCAGATCCCGCTATACTCAGTTCTAAGATCAATCGATCGCTGCGGCATTCAGAGCGCGCAGCAAGCTCGATCGACGCAACAGCCTCTCCCGTCAAAGCATTCTCTCTGGCAAAAGAGATCACGCATTCCCGAAAGGGGGCAAACGCAGTTTGGTCTTTTTCCCAAGGCCCGGGAACCTCCGCCTGGAGAGCCAGAAGAGCGAAAAACATCACCCCAAGCCCCCCTCAAAGCTCACCCCCGAAAGCCCCTCCCCTTCAGGGGAGGGGTTGGGGTGGGGCCGCGCGGCAAGCGCCACGCCGACATGGGCCAGCACGCCCTCCATATTCCGCATCACCTCGTCATTGGTGACCCGAACCACGCGATAGCCAGCCTCTCCGAGTGCGGCATCGCGCCGCGCATCAGCCGCCGGATCGACATGGGTGTCGCCATCCACCTCGACGATCAGGCGCGCAGCGGGGCAGACGAAATCGGCAATGTAGCTGCCGATCGTGGCCTGCCGACGGAATTTCCATCCGCCGAGCTGGCCATTGCTGAGGTGGCGCCACAAACGCTTCTCGGGTTCGGTGGGATTGCGGCGCATCTCAGCGGCGCGCTCCTGCAAGTCAGCGATGCGCCCAGCCGAGAGGCCCCACCCCCGGCCCCTCCCCTGAAGGGGAGGGGTGTTGAGGCGTTTCGCATCGTCGCGCTCGGTCAGCATCACCCGACCGAGCCTTCCAACGAAATCCCCAGCAGCTTCTGCGCCTCGACCGCAAACTCCATCGGCAGCTGCTGCAGCACTTCCTTGGCGAAGCCGTTGACGATCAAAGCCACCGCCGCTTCCTGATCCAACCCGCGCTGCATCGCGTAGAAGAGCTGATCGTCGCTGATCTTGCTCGTCGTCGCCTCATGCTCGATCTGCGCGCTCGGGTTGCGCACCTCGATATAAGGCACGGTATGCGCGCCGCACTGGTCGCCCAGCAGCAGGCTGTCGCACTGGGTGAAGTTGCGGACATTCTCCGCCGTCGGCCCCACGCGGACGAGGCCGCGATAGGTATTTTCCGAGCGCCCCGCCGAAATGCCCTTCGACACGATCGTCGAGCGCGATCCCTTGCCGAGATGGATCATCTTCGTGCCGGTATCGGCCTGCTGGCGATTGTTCGTCACCGCCACCGAATAGAATTCGCCGACGCTATTCTCGCCCGCCAGCACGCAGCTGGGATATTTCCAGGTGATGGCGCTGCCCGTCTCCACCTGCGTCCAGCTCACCTTGCTGTTCCGCCCCTGGCAGAGCGCGCGCTTGGTGACGAAATTGTAGATGCCGCCCCGGCCCTCGCTGTCGCCCGGATACCAGTTCTGCACGGTCGAATATTTGATCTCGGCATCGTCGAGCGCGACCAGCTCCACCACGGCGGCGTGCAGCTGATTTTCGTCGCGCATCGGCGCGGTGCAGCCTTCGAGATAGGAGACGTAGGCGCCCTTGTCGGCCACGATCAGGGTCCGCTCGAACTGGCCCGTATTCGCCGCATTGATGCGGAAATAGGTGCTCAGTTCCATCGGGCAGCGCACGCCCTCCGGCACATAGACGAAGGTGCCGTCCGAGAAGACTGCCGCATTGAGCGCCGCAAAATAATTGTCGTGGATCGGCACGACCTTGCCCAGCCACTTGCGGACCAGATCGGGGAATTCCTTCAGCGCCTCGCTGATCGAGCGGAAGATGACGCCCGCCTGCTCCAGCTCCTTGCGGAAGGTGGTCGCGACCGAGACGCTGTCGAACACCGCGTCCACCGCGATCTTGCGCTGCGGCTGATCGCTCTCGACGCCCGCGAGCAATTTCTGCTCCTCGATCGGGATGCCGAGCTTCTCATAGACGCGCAGGATTTCGGGATCGACCTCGTCGAGCGAGCCGAGCTTCGGCTTCTCCTTGGGCGCCGCATAATAATAAGCGTCCTGATAATCGATCGGCGGGACATCCAGCTTCGCCCAGTCCGGGCTCTCCATCGTCAGCCAGTGACGATAGGCCTTCAGGCGATAGTCGAGCATCCACTCCGGCTCGCCTTTCTTGGCCGAGATGAAGCGAACCGTCTCTTCGGAGAGACCCTTGGGCGCGAACTCCTGCTCGATGTCGCTCGTGAAGCCCCATTCATAGGCCTTCTCGGCGGCGGCGATCGCATCTGCGTTGCGGGTAGCCATTATGCGGTGACCTCCACGCCGTTCGTGCTGAGCGAAGTCGAAGCACGGGCTTCAAGCGATTCCCCCTCAGCACGTCCTTCGACTTCGCTCAGGACGAGCGGAGAGGAATGGGCACTACCCAACTTTGCCAAACTCACCTCACCTAAAGCCTTCCGCATCGCTTCATTCACAACTTCCCAGTGCGGCTTCACCTGACAATGGCGATCCAGCCCGCAATCCTGCTTGCCCTGCTCGACGCAGGCGGTCATCGCGATCGGGCCTTCCACCGCCTCGACGATATCGGCCAGGCTGATCGCCTCGGCCGGCCGCGCGAGGCGGAAGCCGCCGCCCGTGCCGCGCGAGGACACCAGCAGACCGGCCGCCGAGAGCTTGCCGACCAGTTTCTGCGCGGTCGGCAGCGGCACGCCCGTCTCGTCCGACAGCAAAGTCGCGGTCAGCCGTGCCTCGCCGTGGCGCACGGCGGCGGCGAGCATCACGACCGCATAATCGGCAAGGTTGGAAAGGCGCATGAGTCCAATCGGAGTGATTCGTTCCGATTGGGCAGATAGGCGCACGCGCCGCAGGGTCAAGCGCCGAAACCGGCTTATTTGCTGGCCAACCTATCTATTGGGCCGCGTCGCCATCCACGTCCCGCAGACCAGCGCCACGCCGAGCGGGATAAAGCGCCAGTGATCGTGGAGAAAGAAAAAACCCATCACGGCGCTGCCGATCAGCGCCGTGATCCCGAAGAATTTGCCTCGTCGCGAGATCGCGCCATGCTCCCGCCACGCCACGATATGCGGGCCGAAGTGCGGATGCTCGACCAGCCGCCGCTCCCATTCGGAATTGCTGCGCGCGAAGAAGAAAGCGGCGAGCAGCATGAAGGGCACCGTCGGCAGCAGCGGCACGAAGATGCCGACCGCGCCGGTCGCCACCGAAAGAATGCCCAAAACGAGATAGACATGCCGCATGGATGCGACGTGGCGAGGCGAATGGCGCGACGCAAGCCTCCCCTCCCGCGTGCGGGAGGGGTTGGGGGTGGGCCTTTCCTCGATTAGACGGCGTCGATCCGCAGCCGACGTCGCTGCCCACCCCCCGACCCCTCCCGCAAGCGGAGGGGGGAGATAGACATGCCCATCTTCCCGCTCGTCCGTCCCCTGCTGTTCGCGCTCGATGCCGAGCGGGCGCACCGGCTGACGATCACCGCGCTGAAGGCGCTGCCCCGGCTGCCGATGGCCGAGCCCGATCCGCGCCTCTCGGTGTTGCTCGCCAATCTCGCTTTCCCCTCGCCGGTCGGCCTCGCCGCCGGGGTCGACAAGAATGCGGAGGTGCCGGACGCCTTCCTGTCGCTGGGCTTCGGCTTCGTCGAGGTGGGCACGCTCACGCCGCTGCCGCAGGAGGGCAATCCGAAGCCGCGCCTGTTCCGCCTGCCGGAGGACCGGGCGGTCATCAACCGGATGGGCTTCAACAATGGCGGGCAGGCCGAGGCGCTGGCGCGGCTTTCCGGGCGTCCGCGTCGCGGGATCGTCGGCGTCAATGTCGGCGCGAACAAGGACGCAACCGACCGCATCGCCGATTATGCGAAGGGCGTCGCGGCGATGGCACCCGTCGCCGATTATCTGACGATCAACATCTCCTCCCCCAACACGCCCGGCCTGCGCGCGCTGCAGGAGGCCCAGGCGCTGGACGAATTGCTGGCCGGCGCGATCGCGGCGCGGCCGGCGGGCGGCCCGCCCATCTTCCTGAAGGTGGCGCCCGATCTGGCGCGCGCGGACGTGGATGCGATTTCGCGCGTCTGCCTCGATCGCGGGGTGGATGCGCTGATCGTCTCCAACACCACGATCAGCCGCGACGGCCTGAAGAGCCCCCATGCCAGCGAGGCGGGCGGCCTCTCCGGCGCGCCGCTCAAGGCGCTCGCCCTCCAGCGCCTCCGCGATTTCCGCAAGGCCACCGGCGGCAAGCTGCCCCTGATCGCGGCGGGCGGCATCGCCAGCGGCGGCGACGCCTATGATCGCATCCGCGCAGGCGCCAGCCTCGTCCAGCTCTACACGGCGCTGGTGTACGAAGGCCCGTCACTCGCCCGCCGCATCGCGCAGGAGCTGTCCGCGCTGCTGGCGCTGGAGGGCTTCGCCACGATCGGCGAGGCGGTCGGCGCGGAGTAGGGCCCGGACCTCCCCCGTTTGCCCTGAGCCTGTCGAAGGGCCGTCCTTCTCTTCGCTACGAGGAAGAAAGGACGGTGCTTCGACAAGCTCAGCACGAACGGTTTTGAAAGAGACGGCAGAGCCTGTTCACCCCCGCCAGCGCCAGCCGCCCTCGGTATGTCGCCGCGTGATCCCGACCAGCACCGCCACGGCCGCCGCCGTCATCACGGCCCGCAGGCCGATCGGCCGGCCATGGACCGGAAGCGCCCACAGCCCCGCCATCACGGCCGCAAAGGCAAGGTACGTCACCCAGCCCTGCCACGTCAGCGGCAGTCCCGCGCCATATCCGTATCGCTTCGCCCGAAACCACGGCTCGTTCATCGCCCGTGCCCTCACATTCGATCGCTTCGGCCGATATAGGCCATTTCTTGCCCTTGTGGGAGAGAGGGAGCGCGCTACGCTGCCCGGCGATGCTCAACAAACCGCTGCTGGCGCTCGCCGCCGCCTCGCTCCTCCCCGCCTCCCTCGTCCCGGCCGCGCCCGCTTTCGCCAGACAGGCGGCGGTGAAGGCCGAACCCGGCATGGTCTCCGCCGCCGATCCGCGCGCGACCGCCGCCGGCGCCGAGATATTGCGCGCGGGCGGCAGCGCCGCCGATGCGGCCGTGGCGATCATGCTCGCGCTCGCCGTGGTGGAGCCCGGCCATTCGGGCATGGGGGGCGGCGGCTTCCTCGTCTTCCACGATGCCGCGCACAACAGGACGATCACGATCGACGGACGCGAGGCCGCGCCGAAGGCCGCCGATCCGCACTGGTTCTATGGGCCCGACGGCCAGCCGATGACCCATGCCGAGGCTGTGCCCGGCGGCCGCAGCGTCGGCGTGCCGGGCGCGCTGCGCCTGATGGCGCTGGCCCACGCCAAATATGGCAAGCTGCCCTGGGCGCGCCTGTTCGATCCCGCGATCCGGCTGGCGACGGACGGCTGGGCAATCAGCCCGCGCTTCTACAATTTCATCGCCCGCCCGATGCCCGGCCTGCTGAACGGCTGGCCGATCCAGTATCTCTACACTGCGGACGGCACGCCCAAGCCCGTCGGCACGATCCTCAAGAATCCCGAGCAGGCCGCGCTGATGAAGCAGATCGCCGCCAAAGGACCCGAGGCTTTCTATTCGGGCGCCGTCGCCAAATCGATCGTCGAGACGGTCGACGGCGCGCCGCATAACCCCTCGAAGATGACGGAAGCGGACATCGCCGCCTATCGGGCGAAGGAGCGCCCGCCCGTCTGCGGCACCTATCGCGGCTACAGGATCTGCGGGATGGGCCCGCCCTCCGGCGGCGGCGTCGCCGTGCTGCAGATCTTGAAGCAGCTCGAACGCTTCGACATGGCCGCGCTGGGCAAGGACAATCCGGTCGCCTGGCATCTGTTCGCCGAAAGCTCGCGCCTCGCTTATGCCGATCGCGACGCCTATCTGGGCGATCCCGATCATGTGCAGGTGCCCGTCGCGGGCCTGCTCGCGCCCGATTATATTGCGGGCCGCTCCGCCTTGATCTCCGAGACGGGCAGCATGGCGACGATCGCGGCAGGCAAGCCGGCGGGCGCGCCGCCGCGCGTGGCCGTCACCCCGGGGCCGGAGCATGGCACGACCGATCTGGTCGCGGTCGATCGCGCGGGCAACGTGGCCGAAGTGACCAACACGATCGAAAGCGTGTTCGGATCGGGCCTCACCACCAACGGCATCTTCCTGAACAACCAGCTGACCGATTTCGACATCGTACCCGATCGCAACGGGTATCTGGCGGCGAACAGCGTGGCCGGCGGCAAGCGGCCGCGCAGCTCGATGTCGCCCACGATCGTCTACAATCCGGACGGCAGCGTCCGCATCGCGATCGGCGCCGCAGGCGGTTCGACGATCATCGCGCAGGTGGCCAAGGCGCTGATGGGCGTGATCGACTGGCATATGAGCGCGCAGGACGCGATCGGCATGGGCCTGATCTTCTCCCCCGGCCAGACCGCCGTGGCAGAAAAGGCGACGCAGGCCGAATTGATGGTGCCCGCGCTACAGGCGCTGGGCGAGAAGATCGTCGTCGCCCCGCTGGGCCTCAAGGCCAATGCGATCGAGATGGTCGGCGGGCATTGGGTGGGCGCCGCCGATCCGCGCAGCGAGGGCGTGTCGCAGAGCGAAACCGGCGCGCCCGTCGTGCCCAGGAAGGCCGCCGCGATCGATCGCCCGTTCGATTGATCCGGCCACGCCGCCGCTGATGCCGGGCCGAGGGAAAGCTTTGCCCGCTCCGTCCGAGGGTCTATGGGCGCCCGGCGGAAGCGGCGGCCCAGCCGCGCCAAGGAGTTAGGATGTCGCTGGAACCCTTCCCCAATCTGGTGGCGATGTTTTTCGCGCGCGCCAAGGCGCGGGGCGATACCCCTTTCCTGTGGCACAAGGAGAATGGTGCGTGGCGCCCGCTCTCCTGGGCCAAGGTCGCGGAGCAGGTGGCGGCCGTCGCGCAGGCGCTCCGCGCGAGCGGGCTGCAGCCCGGCGACCGGGTGATGCTCGTCTCCGAGAATCGCCCCGAATGGTGCATCGCCGATCTCGGCATCATGGCCGCCGGCTGCGTGACCGTGCCGACCTACGTGACCAACACCGAGCGGGACCACGCGCACATCGTGGAGAATAGCGGCGCGCGCGCGGCGATCGTCTCCACCGCCAAGCTCGCGCGCACGCTTCTGCCGGCGCTCGCCCGCTCCTCCTCCTGCGATATGATGATCGCGATGGAATCGGTCGGGCTCGGCCGCGTCGGCGCGATCCGTATCCACGACTGGTCGGAACTGCTGGATCGCCAGACGCCCGACGTGGCCGCCTGCGCCGCGTCCGCCCATTTCGCGCGCGGCGATCTCGCCTGCATCATCTACACCAGCGGCACGGGCGGCGCGCCGCGCGGCGTGCGCCAGCACCACGGCGCGATCCTGCAGAATGTGGCGGGCTGCATGGCCATCATCGCCGAGGATTTCCACACCGGCGACGAGATCTTCCTGAGCCTGCTGCCGCTCAGCCACGCTTATGAGCATTCGGGCGGCCAGCATCTGCCGATCGGCCTCGGCGGCCAGATCTATTATGCCGAGGGGATCGACAAGCTCGCCGCCAATATCGAGGAGGTGCGCCCGACGATCATGATCGTCGTCCCCCGTCTGTTCGAACTGCTGCGTGGCCGCATCCTGAAGGCGGTGGAGAAGGAAGGCGGCGCCGGCAAATGGCTGCTGGGCAAGGCGCTGGCGCTCGGCGCGAAGGGCAGGGTGTCACTCGCGGACAAGCCGCTCGATCTGCTGCTCTCCGCCACCGTCCGCCCCAAGATCGGCAAGCGCTTCGGCGGGCGGATGAAGGCGCTCGTCTCGGGCGGCGCGCCCCTCAATCCGGAAGTGGGGCAATTCTTCTCC
This DNA window, taken from Sphingomonas sp. AP4-R1, encodes the following:
- a CDS encoding SUF system Fe-S cluster assembly protein gives rise to the protein MSDDNTPFQIEEVASVAPPPKARVDDAAEADTPAETGAERPRDYLSGFLAEKPVPLSGGEPGGALYEGVIEALKEIFDPEIPVNIYDLGLIYGVEIADAHAVVTMTLTTPHCPVAESMPGEVELRVGAVPGVGSAEVNLVWDPPWDPQKMSDEAKLELGML
- a CDS encoding cysteine desulfurase; its protein translation is MPAGWAYLDTAATAQKPRPVIDAIARAYGETYATVHRGVYQRSADMTLAYEAARERVAKFVGAGSAAEIVYVRGATEAINLVATCWAGTQLKAGDRILLSQLEHHSNIVPWQLMAERTGVAIDVAPLTADHRIDLDAVEAMLTPQHKLVALAHVSNVLGSVLDVKRAADLAHKVGAKLLVDGCQAVARLAVDVRTLGCDFYVFSGHKLYGPTGIGVLWARPELLEAMPPYQGGGSMIDRVTFAKTTFAPPPTRFEAGTPHIVGALGLHAAIDYVDGIGLDAIHAHETALVTATRAALADINSVTLFGPEDSAGIVSFAIEGVHPHDIGTILDEGQVAIRAGHHCAQPLMETLGVPATARASFGVYNGPADVAALVKGIERVRRIFG
- a CDS encoding SufD family Fe-S cluster assembly protein; the protein is MTTLPTKRDETWRYSDLEAVATVWPVATHAHVVAPGEAFALPILIDAGEGAVTIEDHEIAIGAGATATVHIAIAGGRLGRVFVKATLAEGAHLELTGAIVGGGAETHEIVTRVTHAEPNATSAQTVRAVLGGKAVGSYLGKVAVARGAQKTDATQSAKAMLLDRTATANLKPELEIFADDVKCAHGATVGELDREALFYLAARGLPPAEAKTLLLRAFVGGLFEGTPEAERFDAAIDKALETML
- the sufC gene encoding Fe-S cluster assembly ATPase SufC, with protein sequence MLKIENLHAEIDGKQILKGLSLSLNAGEVHAIMGPNGAGKSTLGYVLSGRPGYEVTEGSATFDGVDLLELAPHERAAAGLFLGFQYPVEIPGVSNLQFLREALNAQRKGRGEAPLSGGEFLKVARAQASEIGLDPEMLKRPVNVGFSGGEKKRAEMVQMGIIDPKLAILDETDSGLDIDALKAVGDGINRIMRRPDKAVLLITHYQRLLDYVRPDFVHVLAGGRIVRSGGPELALELEREGYKDIAA
- a CDS encoding endonuclease domain-containing protein, with product MLTERDDAKRLNTPPLQGRGRGWGLSAGRIADLQERAAEMRRNPTEPEKRLWRHLSNGQLGGWKFRRQATIGSYIADFVCPAARLIVEVDGDTHVDPAADARRDAALGEAGYRVVRVTNDEVMRNMEGVLAHVGVALAARPHPNPSPEGEGLSGVSFEGGLG
- the sufB gene encoding Fe-S cluster assembly protein SufB; translated protein: MATRNADAIAAAEKAYEWGFTSDIEQEFAPKGLSEETVRFISAKKGEPEWMLDYRLKAYRHWLTMESPDWAKLDVPPIDYQDAYYYAAPKEKPKLGSLDEVDPEILRVYEKLGIPIEEQKLLAGVESDQPQRKIAVDAVFDSVSVATTFRKELEQAGVIFRSISEALKEFPDLVRKWLGKVVPIHDNYFAALNAAVFSDGTFVYVPEGVRCPMELSTYFRINAANTGQFERTLIVADKGAYVSYLEGCTAPMRDENQLHAAVVELVALDDAEIKYSTVQNWYPGDSEGRGGIYNFVTKRALCQGRNSKVSWTQVETGSAITWKYPSCVLAGENSVGEFYSVAVTNNRQQADTGTKMIHLGKGSRSTIVSKGISAGRSENTYRGLVRVGPTAENVRNFTQCDSLLLGDQCGAHTVPYIEVRNPSAQIEHEATTSKISDDQLFYAMQRGLDQEAAVALIVNGFAKEVLQQLPMEFAVEAQKLLGISLEGSVG
- a CDS encoding SUF system Fe-S cluster assembly regulator, with protein sequence MRLSNLADYAVVMLAAAVRHGEARLTATLLSDETGVPLPTAQKLVGKLSAAGLLVSSRGTGGGFRLARPAEAISLADIVEAVEGPIAMTACVEQGKQDCGLDRHCQVKPHWEVVNEAMRKALGEVSLAKLGSAHSSPLVLSEVEGRAEGESLEARASTSLSTNGVEVTA
- a CDS encoding YbaN family protein; amino-acid sequence: MRHVYLVLGILSVATGAVGIFVPLLPTVPFMLLAAFFFARSNSEWERRLVEHPHFGPHIVAWREHGAISRRGKFFGITALIGSAVMGFFFLHDHWRFIPLGVALVCGTWMATRPNR
- a CDS encoding quinone-dependent dihydroorotate dehydrogenase produces the protein MPIFPLVRPLLFALDAERAHRLTITALKALPRLPMAEPDPRLSVLLANLAFPSPVGLAAGVDKNAEVPDAFLSLGFGFVEVGTLTPLPQEGNPKPRLFRLPEDRAVINRMGFNNGGQAEALARLSGRPRRGIVGVNVGANKDATDRIADYAKGVAAMAPVADYLTINISSPNTPGLRALQEAQALDELLAGAIAARPAGGPPIFLKVAPDLARADVDAISRVCLDRGVDALIVSNTTISRDGLKSPHASEAGGLSGAPLKALALQRLRDFRKATGGKLPLIAAGGIASGGDAYDRIRAGASLVQLYTALVYEGPSLARRIAQELSALLALEGFATIGEAVGAE
- the ggt gene encoding gamma-glutamyltransferase, which codes for MLNKPLLALAAASLLPASLVPAAPAFARQAAVKAEPGMVSAADPRATAAGAEILRAGGSAADAAVAIMLALAVVEPGHSGMGGGGFLVFHDAAHNRTITIDGREAAPKAADPHWFYGPDGQPMTHAEAVPGGRSVGVPGALRLMALAHAKYGKLPWARLFDPAIRLATDGWAISPRFYNFIARPMPGLLNGWPIQYLYTADGTPKPVGTILKNPEQAALMKQIAAKGPEAFYSGAVAKSIVETVDGAPHNPSKMTEADIAAYRAKERPPVCGTYRGYRICGMGPPSGGGVAVLQILKQLERFDMAALGKDNPVAWHLFAESSRLAYADRDAYLGDPDHVQVPVAGLLAPDYIAGRSALISETGSMATIAAGKPAGAPPRVAVTPGPEHGTTDLVAVDRAGNVAEVTNTIESVFGSGLTTNGIFLNNQLTDFDIVPDRNGYLAANSVAGGKRPRSSMSPTIVYNPDGSVRIAIGAAGGSTIIAQVAKALMGVIDWHMSAQDAIGMGLIFSPGQTAVAEKATQAELMVPALQALGEKIVVAPLGLKANAIEMVGGHWVGAADPRSEGVSQSETGAPVVPRKAAAIDRPFD
- a CDS encoding long-chain fatty acid--CoA ligase; amino-acid sequence: MSLEPFPNLVAMFFARAKARGDTPFLWHKENGAWRPLSWAKVAEQVAAVAQALRASGLQPGDRVMLVSENRPEWCIADLGIMAAGCVTVPTYVTNTERDHAHIVENSGARAAIVSTAKLARTLLPALARSSSCDMMIAMESVGLGRVGAIRIHDWSELLDRQTPDVAACAASAHFARGDLACIIYTSGTGGAPRGVRQHHGAILQNVAGCMAIIAEDFHTGDEIFLSLLPLSHAYEHSGGQHLPIGLGGQIYYAEGIDKLAANIEEVRPTIMIVVPRLFELLRGRILKAVEKEGGAGKWLLGKALALGAKGRVSLADKPLDLLLSATVRPKIGKRFGGRMKALVSGGAPLNPEVGQFFSALGLTILQGYGQTEAGPVISCNRPRAGIDHATVGPPLLGTEVRIAEDGEILVRGECVMAGYWNNEAETARVLVDGWLHTGDIGVIDDRGRIRITDRKKDLIVNDKGENVAPQRIEGMLTLEPEIGQAMVAGDRRPHLVGLIEPDLQWMAEWAAANNVPLADARHAPALHRALMAAVDRVNAGLSVTEKVRRILITDEPFSIENGEMTPSLKIRRHVIRERYGPRLDALYKS